A single Lolium perenne isolate Kyuss_39 chromosome 6, Kyuss_2.0, whole genome shotgun sequence DNA region contains:
- the LOC127344927 gene encoding basic endochitinase A — MSAMRGPSVAAILAVLLAAAALATAQQCGSQAGGATCGNCLCCSRFGYCGSTSDYCGAGCQSQCSGCGPSPGPGGQGVASIISRDLFERFLLHRNDGACLARGFFTYDAFVAAAGAFPAFGTTGSTETRKREVAAFFGQTSHETTGGWATAPDGPYSWGYCFKQEQGSPGSYCEPSGDWPCAPGKKYYGRGPIQLSYNYNYGPAGRAIGVDLLNNPDLVATDPTVSFKTALWFWMTTQSNKPSCHDVITGRWTPTARDSAAGRVPGYGVITNVINGGLECGIGQDPRVVDRIGFYKRYCDILGVGYGNNLDCNNQKSFNVGLSASAGLAAE, encoded by the exons ATGTCAGCAATGAGAGGCCCGAGTGTGGCGGCCATCCTGGCCGTCCTCCTGGCGGCAGCGGCGCTGGCCACGGCCCAGCAGTGCGGCTCGCAGGCCGGCGGCGCGACATGCGGCAACTGCCTCTGCTGCAGCCGCTTCGGGTACTGTGGCAGCACCTCTGACTACTGCGGCGCCGGCTGCCAGAGCCAGTGCAGCGGCTGCGGCCCGAGCCCTGGCCCCGGCGGCCAGGGAGTTGCGTCCATCATATCCAGGGACCTTTTCGAACGGTTCCTCCTCCACCGCAACGACGGGGCATGCCTCGCCCGTGGGTTCTTCACGTACGATGCCTTTGTGGCCGCCGCTGGCGCGTTCCCGGCCTTCGGCACCACAGGGAGCACAGAGACGCGGAAGCGGGAGGTGGCGGCCTTCTTTGGCCAGACCTCCCACGAGACCACCGGCGGGTGGGCCACAGCCCCCGACGGCCCCTACTCCTGGGGCTACTGCTTCAAGCAGGAGCAGGGCTCGCCAGGGAGCTACTGCGAACCTTCTGGGGACTGGCCGTGCGCTCCCGGCAAGAAGTACTACGGCCGCGGCCCCATCCAGCTCTCCTA CAACTACAACTACGGGCCGGCGGGGCGCGCGATCGGGGTGGACCTGCTGAACAACCCAGACCTGGTGGCGACGGACCCGACGGTGTCGTTCAAGACGGCGCTTTGGTTCTGGATGACGACACAGTCAAACAAGCCATCCTGCCATGACGTGATCACGGGGCGGTGGACGCCGACGGCCAGGGACAGTGCGGCCGGTCGGGTGCCCGGCTACGGCGTGATCACCAACGTCATCAACGGCGGGCTGGAGTGCGGCATCGGGCAGGACCCCCGGGTGGTCGACCGCATCGGTTTCTACAAGCGCTACTGCGACATCCTCGGCGTCGGCTACGGGAACAACCTCGACTGCAACAACCAGAAGTCGTTCAACGTCGGGCTCTCGGCCTCGGCTGGGCTCGCGGCGGAGTGA
- the LOC127344926 gene encoding pentatricopeptide repeat-containing protein At3g16010, which produces MARLLAVRGISSSPQLAWRVKQTENEIVQMFRPPVPRGEEAVAATTGERRYTRSVRVMDERFIRILKIFKWGPDAEKALEVLMMKVDHWLVREVMRTDVGVNVKMQFFRWAAKKRSYEHDTSTYMALIRCLEGVEQYGEMWKMIQEMVRNPVCVVTPVELSDIIRMLGYAKMIGKAVAIFYQIKARKCQPTSQAYNSMIIMLMHEGQYEKVHELYNEMSSEGHCFPDTVTYSALISAFCKLGRQDSAIRLLDEMKDNGMQPTAKIYTMLIALFFKSNNVHGALRLFEEMRHQYCQPDVFTYTELIRGLGKAGRFDEACNFFHEMRREGCRPDTVVVNNMINFLGKAGRLDDAIQLFEEMGTLRCVPSVVTYNTIIKALFESKSRLSEISSWFERMKASGISPSPFTYSILIDGFCKTNRTEKAMMLLEEMDEKGFPPCPAAYCSLIDALGRAKRYDLARELFQELKENCGSSSARVYAVMIKHLGKAGRLDDAVDLFDEMNKLGCTPNVYAYNALMAGLARAGMLDEALTTMRRMQEHGCIPDINSYNIILNGLSKTGGPHRAMEMLSNMKQSAIKPDAVSYNTVLGALSHAGMFEEAAKLMKEMNVLGFEYDLITYSSILEAIGKVDQE; this is translated from the exons ATGGCGCGCCTCCTCGCCGTCCGGGGCATCTCATCGTCGCCGCAACTCGCGTGGAGGGTAAAGCAGACAG AAAACGAGATTGTTCAGATGTTCCGGCCCCCGGTTCCTCGGGGCGAGGAGGCGGTAGCAGCAACAACCGGTGAGCGGAGGTACACGCGATCCGTGCGAGTCATGGATGAGCGGTTCATCAGGATCCTCAAGATATTCAAGTGGGGCCCTGACGCCGAGAAGGCGCTGGAGGTGCTCATGATGAAAGTCGATCACTGGCTGGTGCGGGAGGTTATGAGGACCGATGTCGGGGTTAACGTGAAGATGCAGTTCTTCAGAtgggcggcgaagaagaggagttACGAGCACGACACGTCCACCTACATGGCGCTGATACGCTGCTTGGAGGGTGTGGAGCAGTATGGTGAAATGTGGAAGATGATCCAGGAAATGGTGCGGAATCCTGTGTGTGTTGTCACCCCCGTGGAGCTGTCAGACATCATCCGGATGCTGGGTTATGCCAAGATGATAGGCAAGGCAGTTGCCATCTTCTACCAGATCAAGGCACGCAAGTGTCAGCCGACTTCGCAGGCGTACAATAGCATGATAATCATGTTGATGCATGAGGGGCAGTACGAGAAAGTGCATGAGCTTTACAATGAGATGAGCAGCGAGGGGCATTGCTTCCCGGACACCGTGACTTACAGTGCGCTCATCTCTGCTTTCTGCAAGCTTGGTCGCCAGGACTCGGCGATTCGGTTGTTGGATGAGATGAAGGACAACGGGATGCAGCCAACTGCTAAGATATATACCATGTTAATAGCTTTGTTCTTTAAATCGAACAATGTTCATGGAGCATTGCGTTTGTTTGAAGAGATGAGACACCAGTACTGCCAACCAGATGTATTCACTTACACTGAGTTAATCAGGGGACTTGGTAAAGCCGGGAGATTCGATGAAGCATGTAACTTCTTCCATGAAATGCGGCGAGAAGGCTGCAGGCCTGACACAGTTGTTGTGAATAATATGATAAATTTCTTGGGCAAGGCTGGTCGTCTGGATGATGCTATCCAGTTATTTGAGGAGATGGGAACATTGCGGTGTGTTCCTAGCGTGGTCACATACAACACTATAATAAAAGCGCTTTTTGAATCTAAATCTCGTCTTTCTGAGATTTCATCATGGTTTGAGAGAATGAAGGCAAGTGGAATCTCCCCTAGTCCATTCACCTACTCAATTTTGATCGATGGATTCTGCAAAACCAACAGGACAGAGAAGGCTATGATGCTACTGGAGGAGATGGACGAAAAGGGCTTCCCTCCATGTCCAGCGGCATATTGCAGCCTGATTGATGCTCTTGGAAGAGCTAAACGGTATGATCTTGCGCGCGAGCTATTTCAGGAACTAAAAGAAAATTGTGGCTCCTCCAGTGCTCGAGTGTATGCAGTGATGATAAAACACTTGGGGAAAGCTGGACGGCTTGATGATGCTGTAGATCTTTTTGATGAGATGAACAAACTTGGATGCACTCCTAATGTTTATGCTTACAACGCTCTCATGGCTGGGTTAGCAAGAGCAGGCATGCTTGATGAAGCTCTTACTACAATGAGAAGAATGCAAGAGCATGGGTGTATTCCTGATATAAATTCATACAATATTATCCTGAATGGACTGTCAAAAACAGGAGGTCCTCATCGTGCAATGGAGATGCTTTCTAACATGAAGCAGTCTGCAATAAAACCAGATGCAGTGTCATATAATACTGTTCTTGGTGCCTTGAGTCACGCAGGCATGTTTGAGGAGGCAGCTAAGTTGATGAAAGAGATGAACGTCCTGGGATTTGAGTATGACCTTATTACATATTCATCTATACTTGAGGCGATTGGAAAGGTTGATCAAGAATGA